A portion of the Achromobacter sp. MFA1 R4 genome contains these proteins:
- a CDS encoding pirin family protein gives MTLKLSAVVPGAIKSQGDSCEIRQFRHTDFSTSVSPVVLVDHFVMTGPAFGPHSHAGISAATLLLDDSTGVLQNLEGAADSRDIRAGDLYWAQTGRGLVHAQRPVGEARLHGLQIFMDLPGDLKSQAPSTSLLRTAEIPVIQSPSGRIRVVSGQHGESESPLRTPAPLLILDGQLRPGATTLVPLQPGWNAWITAIHGDLGVRARHCRRGASPLPKVAGGDPDFAVVRTGWAVAATAQPDGEEGVLLLMAGCAPSHFVLIAGPAVDLPAAGQGMPAQQGLGSLEQALAAYQAEEAQAQAEIQAELEREDAAA, from the coding sequence TTGACTCTTAAGCTCAGCGCCGTTGTCCCCGGCGCCATCAAGTCCCAGGGCGACTCGTGCGAGATCCGGCAGTTTCGCCATACCGATTTTTCGACGAGCGTGTCGCCGGTCGTGCTGGTGGATCATTTCGTCATGACGGGGCCGGCGTTCGGCCCGCACTCGCATGCGGGCATCAGCGCGGCAACGCTGCTGCTCGATGACAGCACGGGCGTTCTGCAGAACCTGGAGGGCGCCGCGGACAGCCGCGACATCCGCGCGGGCGATTTGTACTGGGCGCAGACGGGGCGCGGCCTCGTGCATGCGCAGCGTCCCGTGGGAGAAGCCAGGCTGCACGGTCTGCAGATTTTCATGGACCTGCCTGGCGATCTGAAATCGCAGGCGCCCTCGACCTCGCTCCTGCGCACCGCGGAGATTCCCGTGATCCAGAGCCCTTCGGGGCGCATACGCGTGGTGTCGGGCCAGCACGGGGAAAGCGAGTCGCCGCTGCGAACGCCCGCGCCGCTGCTGATCCTGGACGGCCAATTGCGCCCCGGGGCGACCACGCTGGTGCCGTTGCAGCCAGGCTGGAACGCCTGGATCACCGCGATCCACGGCGATCTGGGCGTTCGCGCCAGGCATTGCCGCCGGGGCGCGAGTCCCTTGCCCAAGGTGGCGGGCGGCGATCCGGACTTCGCGGTAGTCCGGACGGGCTGGGCTGTGGCCGCCACTGCACAGCCGGACGGCGAAGAAGGGGTGCTGCTGCTGATGGCGGGATGCGCGCCTTCGCACTTCGTGCTGATCGCTGGCCCGGCGGTCGACCTTCCCGCCGCGGGCCAGGGCATGCCGGCGCAGCAGGGACTGGGGTCGCTGGAGCAGGCGTTGGCGGCTTACCAGGCCGAAGAGGCGCAAGCGCAAGCCGAGATCCAGGCCGAGCTGGAGCGCGAGGACGCGGCGGCCTAG